Proteins from a genomic interval of Prevotella sp. E13-27:
- the thiL gene encoding thiamine-phosphate kinase: protein MEIKELGEFGLIDRLTKDLEKKNESTKYGVGDDCAVLSYPDTEVLVTTDMLMEGVHFDLTYIDLKHLGYKSAMVNISDIFAMNGTPRQITISLAISKRFKVEDIELFYEGVRLACEKWNVDIVGGDTTSSYTGLAISITCIGEARKEDIVYRNGAHDTDLICVSGDLGAAYMGLQLLEREKSVYYSQVEDLQKKMKEASAAGDSAKLSTLNSQLSTLSQPDFSGKEYLLQRQLQTEARGDIIRKLREVGIHPTAMMDISDGLSSELMHICKQSGVGCRIFEKNLPIDYQTAVMAEEMNMNVTTCALNGGEDYELVFTVPIGDHEKIEQLEDVHLIGHITEQKFGHILVSRDNHEFELKAQGWNPL from the coding sequence ATGGAAATAAAAGAATTAGGAGAATTTGGTCTGATTGACAGACTAACAAAAGACTTAGAAAAGAAAAACGAATCAACGAAGTACGGCGTAGGCGATGACTGCGCCGTACTCAGCTATCCTGATACAGAAGTACTCGTCACCACCGATATGCTAATGGAGGGTGTACATTTCGACCTCACCTACATAGACCTGAAGCATCTCGGTTATAAGTCGGCAATGGTCAACATTAGTGATATCTTTGCCATGAATGGCACGCCACGTCAGATAACCATATCACTCGCCATTAGTAAACGTTTCAAAGTGGAGGACATTGAGCTTTTCTATGAAGGTGTACGTCTCGCTTGTGAAAAGTGGAATGTGGATATCGTTGGTGGTGACACAACATCATCATATACGGGTTTGGCAATATCAATCACGTGCATAGGTGAGGCTCGTAAAGAAGATATCGTCTATCGCAATGGAGCACACGACACAGATCTTATCTGCGTCAGCGGAGATCTTGGTGCTGCCTACATGGGACTACAGCTCCTGGAACGCGAGAAAAGCGTTTATTATTCTCAGGTGGAAGACCTACAAAAGAAAATGAAGGAAGCCAGCGCTGCCGGTGATAGTGCAAAACTCTCAACTCTCAACTCTCAACTCTCAACTCTATCCCAGCCAGACTTCTCAGGAAAGGAGTACTTGTTGCAACGACAGCTGCAGACAGAAGCACGCGGTGACATTATCCGCAAACTTCGCGAAGTCGGCATTCACCCCACTGCAATGATGGACATCAGCGACGGTCTCTCATCTGAGCTCATGCATATATGCAAACAGTCCGGAGTTGGTTGCCGCATCTTTGAGAAAAACCTTCCCATTGACTACCAGACTGCAGTAATGGCTGAAGAGATGAACATGAATGTTACGACATGTGCTCTCAACGGTGGCGAAGACTACGAGCTGGTATTCACAGTTCCCATTGGCGATCATGAGAAAATTGAACAGCTAGAAGATGTACATCTAATAGGACATATCACCGAACAGAAGTTCGGTCACATTCTTGTAAGTCGTGATAATCATGAGTTTGAGTTAAAGGCTCAAGGTTGGAATCCACTATAA
- the lpxK gene encoding tetraacyldisaccharide 4'-kinase, whose amino-acid sequence MEGDFIKINEWLKPLSWLYGCIIGFRNFLFDVGVLKSRAFDIPVISVGNITVGGTGKTPHVEYLIRLLKDRFNVAVLSRGYKRRTKGYIVADANTIMTDIGDEPFQMKQKFPKVTVAVDAKRVHGIETLMDSDKKIDVILLDDAFQHRYVKPGINILLVDYHRLIIYDKLLPAGRLREPLSGKNRADIVIITKCPDALRPMEFRVVTKAMDLFPYQDLFFTKLAYDDLKHLYNGSTRELNSIGSDEHVLLLTGIASPRQLREDLKPYVKNLTPLRFPDHHEFNDDDVQLINETFANMPSPKIVITTEKDAVRINDTKGLSKEIKDNIYSLPVKIKFLLEQEEVFNEKIISYVRKNSRNSILAKTKDDDKSKDSHNSGNGSRTISF is encoded by the coding sequence ATGGAAGGCGATTTCATCAAGATCAACGAATGGCTAAAGCCATTAAGCTGGCTCTATGGATGTATTATAGGCTTTAGGAACTTTCTTTTCGATGTGGGAGTTCTCAAAAGTCGCGCCTTCGACATACCTGTCATCTCAGTAGGCAACATTACTGTTGGAGGAACAGGAAAAACGCCTCATGTGGAATACCTCATACGTCTTCTGAAAGATAGATTTAATGTGGCAGTGCTCAGTCGTGGCTATAAACGTAGAACAAAAGGCTATATTGTTGCTGATGCGAACACCATCATGACCGATATTGGTGACGAGCCTTTCCAAATGAAGCAAAAGTTCCCCAAAGTGACAGTTGCTGTTGATGCGAAAAGGGTTCATGGTATTGAGACACTCATGGATAGCGATAAGAAGATAGATGTCATTCTTCTCGACGATGCCTTTCAGCACCGTTATGTAAAGCCTGGCATAAACATCCTACTCGTTGACTATCATCGTCTCATCATCTATGACAAGCTATTGCCTGCCGGTCGTCTACGCGAACCACTGAGCGGCAAGAACCGTGCAGACATAGTCATCATCACAAAGTGTCCTGACGCTCTGCGCCCTATGGAGTTCAGAGTGGTAACGAAAGCAATGGACCTTTTCCCCTATCAGGACCTCTTTTTCACAAAGCTTGCATACGATGACCTTAAGCACTTATATAATGGTAGCACACGCGAACTTAACAGCATTGGCAGCGACGAACACGTCTTACTGCTGACAGGAATAGCATCACCACGGCAATTGAGGGAAGACCTGAAGCCATACGTTAAAAACTTAACGCCACTCAGGTTCCCTGATCATCATGAGTTCAATGACGATGACGTTCAGCTCATCAATGAAACTTTTGCAAACATGCCATCCCCAAAGATTGTTATAACGACGGAAAAAGATGCTGTCAGAATAAACGATACCAAGGGATTGAGCAAAGAGATAAAAGACAACATATACTCTTTACCTGTGAAAATAAAGTTCTTGCTGGAGCAAGAAGAAGTGTTTAACGAAAAGATTATCAGCTATGTACGAAAAAATTCAAGAAACAGCATCCTGGCTAAAACAAAGGATGACGACAAATCCAAAGACAGCCATAATTCTGGGAACGGGTCTCGGACAATTAGCTTCTGA
- a CDS encoding purine-nucleoside phosphorylase, translated as MYEKIQETASWLKQRMTTNPKTAIILGTGLGQLASEITDKLEIPYAEIPNFPVSTVEGHSGMLIFGKLGGIDIMAMKGRFHYYEGYSMKEVTFPVRVMYELGIKTLFVSNAAGGMNPGFKIGDLMVITDHINFFPEHPLRGKNFPTGPRFPDMHETYDTSLIKLASQIAREKKIRLQYGVYMGVQGPTFETPAEYRMYRTLGGDTVGMSTVPEVIVAHHCGIRTFGISVVTDLGGFDNPVEVSHEEVQESADKAQPIMTEIMREMIIRSEKVNSDKKEKFDTSHPTENWKK; from the coding sequence ATGTACGAAAAAATTCAAGAAACAGCATCCTGGCTAAAACAAAGGATGACGACAAATCCAAAGACAGCCATAATTCTGGGAACGGGTCTCGGACAATTAGCTTCTGAGATAACCGACAAATTAGAAATTCCATATGCAGAAATTCCGAACTTCCCTGTATCTACAGTTGAAGGTCATAGCGGAATGCTCATCTTTGGAAAGTTAGGCGGTATAGACATAATGGCCATGAAAGGACGCTTCCACTACTATGAGGGTTACTCAATGAAGGAAGTGACATTTCCTGTTCGAGTAATGTATGAGCTGGGCATCAAGACACTCTTTGTCAGCAATGCTGCCGGTGGCATGAACCCTGGCTTTAAGATTGGTGACCTAATGGTTATCACCGATCACATCAACTTCTTCCCAGAGCATCCTCTGCGCGGAAAGAACTTCCCAACAGGTCCACGTTTTCCTGACATGCACGAGACCTACGACACATCACTCATCAAGTTAGCAAGTCAGATTGCACGCGAAAAGAAGATTCGCCTGCAATACGGTGTATATATGGGTGTACAGGGACCTACCTTTGAGACTCCTGCCGAATACCGCATGTATCGCACTCTCGGAGGCGACACAGTAGGCATGTCAACAGTTCCTGAGGTAATCGTTGCACACCATTGCGGCATTCGCACATTCGGCATTTCTGTTGTAACAGATCTTGGTGGCTTCGACAATCCTGTCGAGGTAAGCCACGAAGAGGTACAGGAATCTGCTGACAAGGCACAACCCATCATGACAGAAATCATGCGCGAGATGATTATCCGCTCTGAAAAAGTAAATAGCGACAAAAAAGAAAAGTTTGACACCAGTCACCCAACAGAGAACTGGAAAAAGTAG
- a CDS encoding glycoside hydrolase family 28 protein, with amino-acid sequence MNKRIILGVLVAMIAIVTFAKGKKVQPELWPDGTPIPAWFSDTSRVDVSTLGKKYVVTNYGVKNYSEQVQTEKLQAVIDLAASQGGGVIVIPRGFVVSGSLFFKKGTHLLIEENGELRGSDRIRDFKLVKTRMEGQTLNYFAALVNADDNDGFTITGPGTINGNGQAYWEEFWIRRQYNKNCTNLEAMRPRNVYISNSKNVTVQDVRIINSPFWTNHLYKCENVRYLGCYIFAPFDNVTPVDPKRGAPSSDAIDIDVCKNVLISGCYMSVNDDAVVLKGGKGTWADKDPNNGPCENIIVTDCTYGKVHGCMTLGSESLHDKNVIMRRCTVKDATRVLWLKMRPDTPQHYEYVRVENFKGNCGSFLVVRPWTQFFKPENREDMPLSQCNNIYFRNINMDCKNFFDVGTSDKYRLKDFTFENINVTDQKKAFNPEIIENCTVKNVQIK; translated from the coding sequence ATGAACAAACGAATCATTTTGGGAGTCTTGGTAGCTATGATTGCTATTGTGACATTTGCTAAAGGAAAGAAAGTGCAACCTGAACTATGGCCAGATGGAACACCTATACCAGCATGGTTTAGTGATACCTCTCGTGTAGATGTATCTACTCTTGGCAAGAAATATGTAGTTACTAACTACGGAGTAAAGAATTATTCTGAGCAGGTGCAGACAGAAAAGCTACAGGCTGTTATTGACCTGGCTGCAAGTCAGGGTGGGGGAGTAATTGTCATCCCTCGCGGCTTTGTGGTAAGTGGCTCACTGTTCTTTAAAAAAGGTACACATCTTTTAATAGAAGAGAATGGCGAGTTGAGAGGTTCTGACCGTATACGTGATTTTAAGCTTGTTAAGACTCGTATGGAAGGACAGACGTTGAATTATTTTGCAGCATTGGTCAATGCAGATGATAATGATGGATTCACCATTACAGGTCCTGGCACCATAAATGGAAACGGACAGGCATATTGGGAGGAATTCTGGATTCGTAGGCAGTATAATAAAAACTGTACCAATCTCGAAGCAATGCGTCCTCGCAACGTGTATATCTCTAATAGTAAGAATGTCACCGTTCAGGATGTGCGTATAATAAACTCTCCTTTCTGGACAAACCATCTCTATAAGTGTGAGAACGTGCGCTATCTTGGTTGCTACATCTTCGCTCCTTTTGACAATGTGACACCTGTTGATCCGAAAAGAGGCGCTCCTTCGAGTGATGCAATTGATATTGATGTATGTAAGAATGTGCTAATTAGTGGTTGCTACATGAGTGTCAATGATGATGCTGTAGTACTGAAAGGAGGAAAAGGAACATGGGCTGATAAGGATCCAAACAATGGCCCATGTGAGAATATCATCGTGACAGACTGTACATATGGCAAAGTTCATGGATGTATGACCCTCGGATCGGAATCGCTTCATGACAAAAACGTTATCATGCGACGCTGTACAGTTAAGGATGCCACTCGTGTGTTGTGGCTGAAGATGCGTCCTGACACTCCCCAGCATTATGAGTATGTGAGGGTTGAGAATTTTAAGGGTAATTGTGGCTCGTTCCTCGTCGTGCGTCCATGGACTCAGTTCTTTAAGCCTGAAAATCGTGAAGATATGCCTTTGTCGCAATGTAACAACATTTATTTCCGTAACATCAATATGGACTGCAAAAATTTCTTTGATGTAGGCACTTCTGATAAGTATCGTCTGAAAGATTTTACTTTTGAGAATATCAATGTTACAGATCAAAAGAAAGCATTCAATCCTGAGATAATTGAAAACTGTACAGTCAAGAATGTTCAGATAAAATAG
- the sppA gene encoding signal peptide peptidase SppA, which translates to MKEFFKYTLATICGIVLLSVISGIMFMISIVGMIASESASTQVKDNSVFVIKLSGILQERSEDNNPFSSLLGNDNTEQMGLDELICAINKAKDNEDIKGIYLEGGLLSFDAPASAQQLRDALVEFKKSGKWIIAYADQYMQMSYYVASVADSVFLNTTGMIDFKGLGGKSQYMTGLYEKLGIKMQATRVGKYKSAIESVTRKDMSDDDREQRTAYLQGVWKHMLKDIADSRKVSTEQLNQLASDSIIAFADANDYIKAHLVDKLMYPEEIKTVVKAKLGIDDDDDINQLLLSDMAGVDAKKKEKGDEIAIYYAYGEIIDSNAGGLFPSHSIVGNKTVEDIAELADDDDIKAVVLRVNSPGGSAIASEQIWHAIELLKAKKPVVVSMGGLAASGGYMISAGANYIVAEPTTLTGSIGIFGLIPNLTGLATDKLGITFDGVKTNRFTDYEDNLVFSKENEAELLHMQHYVDRGYEKFLSIVAQGRKMSRDEVHTIAQGRVWLASDAINIKLVDQLGSLDDAIKKAAELAKSEKYYTTAYPGQEDWMDNLFKKDEKGSYLDSQLRTILGDFYEPIMEMRLDQQRNRLQARLPFTTTIR; encoded by the coding sequence ATGAAAGAATTTTTCAAATACACGCTTGCCACAATCTGTGGTATCGTTCTTCTATCGGTGATTTCAGGAATCATGTTTATGATTTCCATTGTAGGTATGATTGCTAGTGAATCTGCTTCTACTCAAGTTAAAGACAACTCGGTATTCGTTATCAAACTGAGTGGCATTCTGCAGGAACGTTCAGAGGATAACAATCCTTTCTCCTCATTATTAGGAAACGATAACACAGAGCAGATGGGACTTGACGAACTTATCTGCGCTATAAACAAGGCAAAAGACAATGAAGATATTAAAGGTATCTATCTTGAAGGAGGTCTCTTGTCGTTCGATGCTCCTGCGTCAGCACAGCAGCTTCGTGACGCCTTGGTAGAGTTCAAGAAGAGTGGCAAATGGATTATTGCATATGCCGACCAATACATGCAAATGAGCTATTATGTAGCATCTGTAGCTGACTCTGTATTCCTCAACACTACTGGCATGATTGACTTCAAGGGTCTTGGAGGTAAAAGTCAGTATATGACTGGTCTATATGAAAAGCTTGGCATTAAAATGCAGGCAACACGTGTAGGAAAATACAAGAGTGCCATTGAGAGCGTGACACGTAAGGACATGAGCGACGATGACCGCGAGCAGCGAACAGCTTACCTTCAGGGCGTGTGGAAACACATGCTGAAAGACATAGCAGACAGTCGTAAGGTTAGCACTGAGCAACTAAACCAGCTTGCCAGCGACAGCATAATCGCCTTTGCTGATGCAAATGACTACATTAAGGCTCACCTTGTGGACAAGCTCATGTATCCAGAAGAAATAAAGACTGTAGTGAAAGCTAAACTTGGTATTGACGATGATGACGATATTAACCAGTTGCTGCTTTCAGACATGGCTGGCGTTGATGCGAAAAAGAAAGAGAAAGGTGATGAGATTGCCATCTATTATGCTTACGGCGAAATAATAGACTCTAATGCCGGCGGACTTTTCCCAAGCCATTCTATCGTTGGCAACAAGACCGTTGAAGATATTGCAGAACTTGCTGACGATGACGACATCAAGGCAGTTGTTTTAAGAGTCAATTCTCCTGGCGGAAGTGCAATTGCATCTGAACAGATATGGCATGCAATAGAACTCCTTAAAGCGAAGAAGCCAGTGGTGGTATCTATGGGCGGTTTGGCTGCTTCTGGTGGCTACATGATTAGTGCTGGTGCTAACTACATCGTAGCTGAGCCAACCACACTTACAGGCTCTATAGGTATATTCGGTCTTATTCCAAATCTCACAGGACTTGCAACAGACAAGTTAGGAATAACCTTCGACGGTGTGAAGACTAACCGCTTCACAGACTATGAGGACAATCTCGTTTTCAGCAAGGAAAATGAGGCTGAGCTACTCCACATGCAACATTATGTGGACCGTGGCTACGAAAAATTCCTCAGCATTGTTGCACAGGGACGCAAGATGAGCCGCGATGAGGTTCATACTATTGCTCAAGGTCGCGTATGGCTGGCATCTGATGCCATCAACATAAAGCTTGTTGATCAGCTTGGTTCACTCGATGACGCTATCAAGAAGGCTGCTGAACTCGCAAAGAGTGAGAAATACTACACCACTGCTTATCCTGGTCAGGAAGACTGGATGGACAACCTCTTCAAGAAAGACGAAAAAGGCTCTTATCTTGACAGCCAGTTGCGCACAATCCTTGGCGACTTCTACGAGCCAATCATGGAGATGCGTCTCGACCAACAGCGCAACCGTCTGCAGGCAAGATTGCCATTTACGACAACCATTCGATAA